From the Deltaproteobacteria bacterium genome, one window contains:
- a CDS encoding tyrosine-type recombinase/integrase yields the protein MKSITREEVKNFLFKKINEGLSPGTVRNIKAAISGLFTQALEDGHVDSNPASRLGRIFKSKDQLLDKGISPFSAQELEVYLKTCHENNPEYYPLFLTLARTGMRLGEVLGLQWRDIDFAGKFIEVRRGWVENRLTTPKSGKTRRVEMTP from the coding sequence GCGAGAAGAAGTAAAGAATTTTCTCTTCAAGAAAATTAATGAGGGATTAAGCCCTGGCACAGTAAGGAACATCAAGGCTGCTATTTCCGGGCTTTTCACTCAGGCCTTGGAAGATGGTCATGTTGATTCAAACCCTGCATCTAGGTTGGGCAGAATATTTAAATCCAAGGACCAATTGCTCGACAAGGGTATTTCTCCGTTCTCGGCACAAGAACTCGAAGTCTACTTAAAAACATGTCATGAGAATAACCCTGAGTATTATCCTCTTTTCTTAACCTTAGCCAGGACAGGAATGAGGCTTGGTGAGGTCTTAGGCTTACAGTGGAGGGATATTGATTTCGCTGGAAAGTTCATAGAAGTCAGAAGGGGATGGGTTGAAAACCGGCTTACTACACCTAAAAGCGGTAAAACC